A single window of Salvia splendens isolate huo1 chromosome 6, SspV2, whole genome shotgun sequence DNA harbors:
- the LOC121807862 gene encoding uncharacterized protein LOC121807862, whose translation MDKEQEELQFLGLFGIYKETFKLIFKLRKILTQLTLTLILPLSFIYLAQERVSEILFWKIRFNEFLLHEAPPGTLKHDRLSDLVSKEWAEYILLKLAYLALVLVFSLLSTSAVVYTVACAFAGRDATFRTVMRVVPRVWKRLMVTFLCAFFAFFLYNLGFLVTLFVWSATISDSVAGAVVFVVFLILYAAVFVYLTVIWQLASVVTVLEDSSGIAAMMKGKRLMQGKMMVTAAIFLKLNVLIFFLNIFFKIFVVYRSFRVGLVRSLGFGVLFLVVLLMTILFTLVVQTVLYLVCKSYHHENIDKSALSDHLGVYLGDYVPLIAKNVQMEDLDHV comes from the coding sequence ATGGATAAGGAGCAAGAAGAACTCCAATTCCTAGGCCTCTTTGGCATCTACAAAGAAACCTTCAAACTCATCTTCAAGCTAAGAAAAATCCTCACCCAACTCACCCTAACCCTCATCCTCCCCCTCTCCTTCATCTACCTCGCTCAAGAGCGCGTCTCCGAGATCCTCTTCTGGAAGATCCGCTTCAACGAGTTCCTCCTCCACGAGGCCCCTCCCGGGACCCTCAAGCATGACAGGCTCTCGGACCTCGTCTCAAAGGAATGGGCCGAGTACATCCTCCTCAAGCTCGCCTACCTCGCCCTCGTCCTCGTCTTCTCCCTCCTCTCCACCTCCGCCGTCGTCTACACCGTCGCGTGCGCCTTCGCCGGCCGCGACGCCACCTTCCGGACCGTCATGCGCGTCGTCCCTCGGGTATGGAAGCGGCTCATGGTCACCTTCCTCTGCGCCTTCTTCGCCTTCTTCCTCTACAACCTCGGGTTTCTGGTGACCCTGTTCGTGTGGAGCGCCACGATATCGGACTCCGTGGCCGGGGCCGTGGTGTTCGTCGTGTTCTTGATCCTCTACGCCGCTGTCTTCGTGTACCTGACGGTGATATGGCAGCTGGCGAGCGTGGTGACGGTTCTGGAAGATTCCTCTGGGATTGCGGCGATGATGAAGGGGAAGAGGCTGATGCAAGGGAAGATGATGGTGACAGCGGCGATATTCTTGAAGCTCAACGTTCTGATCTTCTTCTTGAACATATTCTTTAAGATCTTTGTGGTGTACCGGAGCTTTAGGGTCGGGCTGGTTCGGAGCTTAGGGTTCGGGGTTTTGTTTCTGGTGGTGTTGTTGATGACTATTCTCTTTACATTGGTGGTGCAGACTGTGCTCTACCTAGTGTGTAAGTCATACCACCACGAGAACATCGATAAGTCGGCGCTTTCCGACCATCTCGGGGTTTATTTGGGAGATTATGTGCCATTGATTGCCAAGAATGTGCAGATGGAGGACCTTGATCATGTCTGA
- the LOC121809404 gene encoding ras-related protein RABC1: MASSSGEAPEFDYLFKLLMIGDSGVGKSSLLLSFTSDAFEELSPTIGVDFKVKHVTLGGKKLKLAIWDTAGQERFRTLTSSYYRGAQGIIMVYDVTRRDTFTNLSDIWAKEIDLYSTNQDCIKMLVGNKVDKESERVVSKKEGIDFAREYGCLFIECSAKTRVNVEQCFEELVLKILETPSLLAEGLAGNKKNIFKQKPSESSDASSSCC, translated from the exons ATGGCGTCATCATCTGGAGAAGCGCCAGAATTCGATTATCTGTTCAAGTTGCTGATGATTGGGGATTCTGGGGTTGGAAAAAGCAGTCTTTTGCTGAGCTTTACATCTGATGCTTTCGAGGAGCTCTCTCCCACAATCG GAGTGGATTTTAAGGTAAAACACGTAACACTTGGAGGAAAGAAATTGAAGCTTGCAATCTGGGATACAG CTGGACAGGAAAGATTTCGGACTTTGACTAGTTCCTACTACCGAGGTGCTCAAGGAATCATCATGG TATATGATGTGACACGACGAGACACCTTTACGAATCTATCGGATATTTGGGCTAAAGAAATTGATCTCTACTCCACAAACCAGGATTGCATCAAGATGCTAGTTGGTAACAAAGTTGATAAG GAGAGTGAAAGGGTTGTCAGCAAAAAAGAAGGGATCGACTTTGCAAGGGAATATGGTTGCCTCTTCATCGAATGTAGTGCCAAAACTCGTGTCAACGTGGAGCAGTGTTTTGAGGAACTTGTCTTGAAG ATCTTGGAAACGCCCAGTCTCTTGGCCGAGGGATTAGCTGGTAATAAAAAGAACATTTTCAAGCAGAAGCCTTCCGAGTCTAGTGATGCGTCGAGCAGTTGCTGCTGA
- the LOC121809448 gene encoding probable protein phosphatase 2C 11: MHTNPDRPLSQRPLPLKDPSPQPAAEAPPNSDVQPKNPDAILSGSGTSLLTRDKNARIRYGYSSFKGKRSTMEDYYEIKISEVQGKMVALFGVYDGHGGFKTAEYLKKNLFTNLGSHPNFIKDTKLAIVEAFKQTDTEYLNEEKGQQKDAGSTASTAVLVQDKIFVANVGDSRVVASRAGSAIPLSIDHKPDRTDERERIEKAGGFIVWAGTWRVGGVLAVSRAFGDKLLRPYVVAEPEIQEEKIDGVDFLIIASDGLWNVLSNKDAVHIVQGIPDPEAASRKLVEEAYGKGSSDNITCLVVRFEN, translated from the exons ATGCACACTAATCCAGATCGACCTCTATCTCAGCGGCCGCTACCGCTGAAGGACCCATCACCGCAACCCGCGGCGGAGGCTCCGCCAAATTCTGATGTTCAGCCTAAAAATCCCGATGCCATCTTGAGCGGCAGCGGAACCAG CTTGCTGACTAGAGATAAGAATGCGAGGATAAGGTATGGATATTCCAGTTTCAAGGGTAAGCGTTCGACCATGGAGGATTATTATGAGATAAAGATATCAGAAGTCCAGGGTAAAATGGTTGCCCTTTTTGGCGTTTATGATG GGCATGGCGGGTTCAAAACTGCGGAGTACCTTAAGAAGAATCTCTTTACTAATCTCGGAAGCCACCCCAATTTTATTAAAGATACAAAGTTAGCTATTG TTGAAGCATTCAAACAAACTGATACGGAGTACCTCAATGAGGAGAAAGGTCAACAGAAAGATGCGGGTTCGACTGCATCAACTGCTGTCCTCGTACAGGACAAGATCTTTGTTGCAAATGTGGGAGATTCTAGAGTTGTTGCTTCTAGAGCCGGCTCAG CTATTCCATTGTCGATTGACCACAAGCCTGATAGGACTGATGAACGTGAACGGATTGAAAAGGCTGGTGGTTTCATCGTTTGGGCTG GAACATGGAGGGTTGGTGGGGTTCTTGCTGTTTCTCGAGCATTTGGAGATAAACTTCTTAGACCATATGTAGTGGCGGAGCCTGAAATTCAG GAAGAAAAAATTGATGGTGTAGATTTTCTTATAATTGCCAGCGACGGGCTATGGAATGTCCTCTCAAATAAG GATGCTGTACATATCGTGCAAGGCATACCAGATCCTGAAGCAGCATCAAGAAAACTGGTGGAAGAAGCCTATGGCAAGGGCAGTTCTGACAACATCACCTGTTTAGTCGTTCGATTTGAGAACTGA
- the LOC121806912 gene encoding uncharacterized protein LOC121806912, which translates to MPSLQTALPPELANNSIRLYRECLRRAKYIGQKKFNTELLITMVREQFKKNMHETDPDKIQKMKDDAARGLINHMLYESENLSGRKFSKSTDQS; encoded by the exons ATGCCGTCTCTGCAAACAGCATTGCCTCCTGAGCTCGCCAACAATTCCATCAGG CTTTATCGTGAATGCCTAAGGCGAGCAAAATATATTGGGCAAAAG AAATTCAACACTGAACTTCTAATTACTATGGTGAGAGAGCAGTTCAAGAAGAACATGCATGAAACAGATCCAGATAAGATTCAAAAGATGAAGGATGA TGCTGCAAGAGGACTGATCAACCATATGCTATACGAGTCTGAAAACTTGTCCGGGCGAAAATTCAGCAAAAGCACTGATCAAAGCTGA